Proteins encoded in a region of the Paenibacillus sp. E222 genome:
- the tsaB gene encoding tRNA (adenosine(37)-N6)-threonylcarbamoyltransferase complex dimerization subunit type 1 TsaB, which translates to MEDLQKQPRQRFLALDTSTAVMAASVMEGHALLEERNERAERNHSVHVVPVMEQLLEASGTQPGQLDGVAVGIGPGSYTGIRIAVTAAKTLAWAWDIPVVGVSSLQALAWGGWHSGLAAKAEAASGDAAAGAGGTPSADQGGTGAAPVHWIVPLVDARRGQAYTALFASAGSAAPRRLAPDAIRLVDGWLEALAARMAEAAPEERPAAVWIVGETGPHAAAAAELRCPAGTALQLVPYELEGRWVGRLGAEALLAGQRDDVHALVPNYTQLAEAEANLLRKG; encoded by the coding sequence ATGGAAGATTTACAAAAACAGCCGCGCCAGCGGTTTTTGGCGTTGGATACCTCGACTGCGGTGATGGCAGCCTCAGTGATGGAAGGCCACGCCCTTCTGGAAGAACGCAATGAACGGGCAGAACGCAACCATTCGGTACACGTCGTGCCTGTGATGGAGCAGCTGCTGGAAGCCAGCGGCACGCAGCCAGGACAGCTGGACGGCGTTGCCGTCGGCATTGGCCCGGGATCGTACACGGGCATCCGCATTGCGGTGACCGCGGCGAAGACGCTGGCCTGGGCGTGGGACATCCCCGTTGTCGGGGTGTCCAGCCTTCAGGCCCTGGCCTGGGGCGGCTGGCACAGCGGCCTCGCCGCCAAGGCCGAAGCTGCGTCAGGGGATGCCGCAGCAGGGGCTGGCGGAACGCCATCCGCGGACCAGGGCGGCACAGGTGCCGCCCCTGTCCACTGGATCGTTCCGCTTGTGGATGCGCGGCGCGGTCAAGCCTATACCGCGCTGTTCGCCTCCGCCGGGAGCGCTGCGCCCCGGCGGCTGGCGCCCGATGCCATCCGTCTGGTGGACGGATGGCTGGAAGCCCTCGCCGCCCGCATGGCGGAAGCGGCGCCGGAAGAGCGGCCCGCTGCCGTCTGGATTGTCGGCGAGACGGGCCCGCATGCGGCAGCAGCGGCTGAGCTTCGCTGCCCCGCAGGAACGGCGCTCCAGCTCGTACCCTATGAGCTGGAGGGCCGCTGGGTTGGGCGCTTAGGCGCCGAGGCGCTGCTTGCAGGTCAGCGAGATGACGTGCATGCGCTCGTGCCGAACTATACCCAGCTGGCTGAAGCGGAAGCCAACCTGCTGCGCAAAGGCTAA
- the tsaE gene encoding tRNA (adenosine(37)-N6)-threonylcarbamoyltransferase complex ATPase subunit type 1 TsaE, giving the protein MNQTHEQWVYHSHGIADTEVLASALAEQATAGMVIALDGDLGAGKTAFSQKFAWHLGVRDVVNSPTFTLIKEYEGRLPLYHMDVYRISLEEADELGLDEYFYGAGVSLVEWSSIIPELLPQEHLHVQIETTGPEDRTITLDGYGETYAAMCRQFRQNGVK; this is encoded by the coding sequence TTGAATCAGACGCATGAGCAGTGGGTGTATCACTCCCATGGCATTGCAGATACAGAAGTACTCGCGTCCGCACTCGCTGAACAGGCAACCGCCGGCATGGTGATTGCACTGGACGGTGATCTGGGCGCGGGCAAAACGGCATTTTCACAAAAGTTTGCATGGCATTTGGGTGTACGTGATGTGGTTAACAGCCCCACGTTTACACTGATCAAGGAATATGAAGGGCGTCTGCCCTTATATCACATGGATGTGTACCGCATATCGCTGGAAGAAGCGGACGAGCTTGGACTGGATGAGTATTTCTATGGTGCCGGAGTCAGTCTGGTGGAATGGTCCAGCATCATTCCCGAATTGCTGCCGCAGGAACACTTGCATGTGCAGATCGAGACGACCGGTCCGGAGGATCGAACGATTACGCTGGATGGGTATGGCGAGACGTATGCTGCCATGTGCCGACAGTTCAGACAGAATGGAGTCAAATGA
- a CDS encoding H-type small acid-soluble spore protein produces the protein MDVKRAKAIYDSKDTIAVTLEGDPVWIENVDEANGMATVQVGSRPGNTQTVRVDRLEE, from the coding sequence ATGGATGTTAAACGTGCGAAAGCCATTTATGATTCCAAAGATACGATTGCAGTTACATTAGAAGGAGATCCGGTCTGGATCGAAAATGTGGATGAAGCGAATGGTATGGCAACGGTGCAAGTGGGCAGCAGACCGGGGAATACCCAGACGGTACGTGTAGATCGTTTGGAAGAGTAA
- a CDS encoding Ku protein gives MHTVWKGAISFGLVHVPVKMFSATEDKDISMRYIHKVCGSPLAYVRKCPSCEVEVQWEEITKGYEYEKGKFVLFEKDELEALNDSSSKTITILDFVDLTEIDPIYFQKTYYLSPDQAGGNAYQLLMTAMRDTGKIGIAKISIRSKSSLAAIRVLDDCLSMETIFYPDEIRPVSQVPNLPEVLNVNEKELTMAKLLIDQLSTPFEPGKYTDDYRAKLLDLINHKVAGEEIKIAPAKPEANVMDLMAALQASIEAVKPIPSDPGTTTAKPKKRAPKKTSVQAAAGGETEAPAPSKRKKAAPKPKA, from the coding sequence ATGCATACAGTCTGGAAAGGTGCCATCAGCTTTGGTCTGGTTCATGTTCCTGTCAAAATGTTTTCGGCTACCGAAGACAAAGACATCTCCATGCGTTATATTCACAAAGTCTGCGGCAGTCCACTTGCTTATGTACGTAAATGCCCTTCCTGCGAAGTTGAGGTTCAATGGGAAGAAATCACCAAAGGATATGAATATGAGAAAGGCAAATTCGTTTTGTTCGAAAAGGACGAGCTTGAAGCGTTAAATGATTCCAGCAGCAAAACCATTACCATTCTGGATTTTGTGGATTTAACGGAAATTGATCCGATTTATTTTCAAAAAACGTATTATCTATCCCCCGATCAGGCGGGAGGAAACGCCTACCAGCTATTAATGACAGCCATGCGGGATACAGGAAAGATCGGCATCGCCAAGATATCGATTCGTTCCAAAAGCAGTTTGGCTGCCATCCGTGTGCTGGACGATTGCCTCTCCATGGAAACCATTTTCTATCCGGATGAGATCCGTCCCGTCTCTCAGGTTCCCAACCTGCCCGAGGTTCTGAACGTAAACGAGAAGGAATTGACGATGGCCAAACTGCTGATCGATCAATTATCTACTCCTTTTGAACCCGGAAAATATACAGATGACTATCGCGCCAAACTGCTGGATCTGATCAATCACAAAGTGGCCGGTGAAGAAATCAAAATTGCTCCGGCCAAGCCGGAAGCCAATGTCATGGATCTCATGGCAGCGCTGCAAGCAAGTATTGAAGCTGTGAAGCCCATTCCATCCGATCCCGGAACCACCACAGCCAAACCTAAGAAACGAGCTCCCAAGAAAACGTCGGTCCAAGCAGCGGCTGGAGGAGAAACAGAGGCTCCTGCTCCTTCGAAAAGAAAGAAGGCTGCTCCTAAGCCCAAGGCTTAA
- a CDS encoding VOC family protein — MTSTYQIPATTHLGEVSLRISNLDRSIQFYTEVVGLKLLERSEKVATMTADGKHSLLRLEQLANAVTMPVRSTAGLYHFAILLPDRKSLGLALRNLAESGIEIGQGDHLVSEAFYISDPDQNGIEIYADRARDTWKRDADNNYIMSSDPVDVDSLFALAANEPWQGLPAGTVIGHVHFHVRGLEESRRFYTGVLGFDIVGNFANMSALFVSAGGYHHHIGLNIWAGTGAPVTPANATGIDYFTIIYDGKESLEQAVEQLRQSNASIEQQGKDWFTVDPQNIRIRLTTTN, encoded by the coding sequence ATGACTTCTACTTATCAAATTCCTGCTACAACCCATCTGGGTGAAGTAAGTCTGCGAATCAGCAATTTGGATCGATCCATTCAATTTTATACCGAGGTGGTCGGACTGAAACTGCTTGAACGCAGCGAAAAAGTCGCTACCATGACAGCCGATGGAAAGCATTCGCTTTTGCGCCTTGAGCAGTTAGCCAATGCAGTGACGATGCCTGTTCGCTCCACAGCAGGTCTGTATCACTTCGCCATCCTGCTGCCTGACCGCAAATCGCTGGGTCTTGCCCTCCGCAATCTGGCTGAGTCGGGCATTGAAATTGGTCAGGGTGATCATCTGGTCAGTGAAGCATTCTACATTTCCGACCCGGATCAGAACGGTATCGAGATCTATGCAGACCGTGCACGGGACACTTGGAAGCGGGATGCAGATAATAACTACATTATGTCAAGTGATCCTGTTGATGTAGACAGCCTGTTCGCTCTGGCCGCGAACGAGCCTTGGCAGGGATTGCCTGCCGGAACCGTTATTGGTCATGTTCATTTCCACGTACGTGGTCTGGAAGAATCGCGCCGCTTCTATACAGGCGTGCTTGGTTTCGACATCGTTGGTAACTTCGCCAACATGTCTGCCCTGTTTGTGTCCGCAGGCGGTTATCACCATCACATCGGACTGAACATTTGGGCTGGTACAGGCGCACCTGTGACTCCGGCCAATGCGACAGGCATTGACTACTTCACTATCATTTATGACGGAAAAGAATCATTGGAACAAGCTGTTGAACAACTACGTCAATCAAACGCATCGATCGAACAGCAAGGTAAGGACTGGTTTACTGTAGACCCGCAGAATATTCGCATTCGCTTGACCACAACGAACTAA
- a CDS encoding endospore germination permease → MIEKGRLTVRQLGSLMFLCTIGEQIIVFPSMITSYAHQDAWLSAILGVAGGAGVLSIMLVVYKLQPRMNLIQHALHTLGPWIGAFISSFYLFYFLISTSAFIREIGDFMTTQILPESPLFIVNLLFVCTLVWGLLSGLEPIGRSAEVFLPLIVLFLLILTVCLFPQSHLDNIKPVLGEGLLNPFKGFVAVLTYPYCELCIFLMLFPYAKKEAHWEKDILLAAIIGGLMLTLTLTICLLVMGPFMTQHHWFAAFNLSLKINIGNFLQRIEAFMASVWIIAVFFKSILFFYSFVLGMTHLFKLSSYRPLILPGALLILAMSIILAPNENFYLKVVIPYWIDWDLTCGIGIPLLLIMVHKLKVKLRKG, encoded by the coding sequence ATGATTGAGAAGGGGCGTTTAACCGTAAGACAACTGGGCTCACTGATGTTCTTATGCACGATTGGTGAGCAGATTATCGTCTTCCCCTCGATGATCACCTCATATGCACATCAGGATGCATGGTTGTCCGCAATATTGGGCGTTGCTGGAGGAGCCGGGGTTTTGTCCATTATGCTTGTTGTTTACAAACTGCAGCCCCGAATGAATCTGATTCAACATGCATTGCATACTCTTGGACCCTGGATCGGGGCCTTCATCAGCTCTTTTTATTTATTCTATTTTCTGATAAGTACCTCTGCGTTCATAAGGGAAATTGGGGATTTCATGACGACCCAGATCTTGCCTGAATCCCCGCTCTTCATTGTGAATTTGCTCTTTGTTTGTACTCTTGTCTGGGGACTCTTATCTGGTCTGGAGCCCATAGGCAGGAGCGCCGAGGTATTTCTTCCCCTGATCGTGCTGTTTCTGCTCATTCTGACCGTCTGTCTGTTCCCACAATCACATCTGGACAACATCAAGCCTGTTCTTGGAGAAGGCTTACTGAATCCCTTTAAAGGATTTGTCGCTGTGCTTACCTATCCTTATTGTGAATTGTGCATCTTTCTTATGCTCTTTCCTTATGCCAAAAAGGAAGCTCATTGGGAAAAGGATATCCTTCTGGCAGCCATCATAGGGGGATTAATGCTTACCCTAACGCTAACGATCTGCCTGTTGGTCATGGGGCCATTTATGACGCAGCACCATTGGTTCGCAGCATTTAATCTGTCGCTGAAGATCAATATAGGCAACTTTTTGCAGCGAATCGAAGCCTTTATGGCTTCCGTCTGGATTATTGCCGTGTTTTTCAAGAGCATTCTGTTCTTCTATAGCTTTGTACTCGGAATGACTCATCTCTTTAAATTGTCCAGCTATCGACCACTTATCTTGCCGGGCGCCCTGTTGATTCTGGCTATGTCCATTATTCTGGCTCCCAACGAGAACTTCTATCTCAAAGTTGTTATTCCGTATTGGATTGATTGGGACCTGACCTGTGGCATCGGAATTCCTCTGCTGCTCATTATGGTACATAAACTAAAGGTAAAGCTTCGGAAGGGCTAA
- a CDS encoding RNA ligase family protein, translated as MFNPLVPFEPVSRDVIPTGQNWIAQIKWDGVRMLAYEDGKGIQLINRRLHNRTVQYPELVQPRNLCSVPSYILDGEIIALDPDTGKPSFYHVLRRDRMSRPDGIAQAVYQIPVTYMVFDILFCDGAWVTNQPLADRQRLLHQVLNPAPHVQEVTNTSDSDALLTVMRQHQMEGIVCKDLSSTYAINGKDQRWQKVKIFHDLYAMIGGVTYRSGIVNAIAVGVYDGPNFVYIGHVGTGKLNSDSWRKLTEEVQPLIRKVRPFHNIPERSAETTWVEPSIGVKVQFMELTHHFTLRHPSIQAFASVKRDECQISQISHLISEP; from the coding sequence ATGTTCAATCCCCTGGTTCCTTTTGAACCTGTATCCCGAGATGTAATCCCTACCGGGCAAAACTGGATTGCCCAAATCAAATGGGATGGGGTCCGCATGCTTGCTTACGAGGACGGAAAGGGAATTCAGTTAATTAATCGCAGATTACACAACCGAACTGTACAATATCCTGAGCTGGTCCAGCCACGCAATCTGTGCTCCGTCCCTTCTTATATTTTGGATGGAGAGATTATTGCCCTTGACCCGGATACGGGAAAACCGTCCTTCTATCACGTGCTGCGGCGAGATCGCATGAGCAGACCGGATGGCATTGCCCAGGCTGTATACCAGATTCCAGTGACTTATATGGTATTTGATATTCTTTTCTGCGATGGGGCATGGGTCACAAATCAACCACTTGCAGATCGTCAGCGTCTGCTGCATCAAGTTCTGAATCCTGCTCCCCATGTTCAGGAGGTGACCAATACGTCAGATTCCGATGCCCTGCTCACTGTGATGAGACAGCACCAGATGGAGGGAATTGTATGCAAAGACCTTTCCAGCACCTATGCAATCAACGGTAAGGATCAACGCTGGCAGAAGGTCAAGATTTTCCACGACCTATATGCGATGATTGGCGGAGTCACCTACCGCAGCGGCATCGTGAATGCAATCGCAGTCGGTGTATACGATGGGCCTAACTTTGTCTATATTGGTCATGTCGGCACTGGTAAATTGAACTCGGACTCCTGGCGTAAACTAACCGAAGAAGTACAACCTCTCATCCGAAAGGTTAGACCCTTTCATAACATACCCGAGAGAAGCGCGGAGACGACATGGGTCGAACCAAGCATCGGCGTCAAAGTGCAATTCATGGAACTGACCCACCATTTCACCCTACGTCACCCAAGCATCCAGGCTTTTGCTTCGGTAAAGCGAGATGAGTGTCAAATCAGCCAGATCAGTCATCTTATTTCAGAACCATAA
- the ligD gene encoding non-homologous end-joining DNA ligase, which translates to MAHTIKGTITINGMELTVTNPDKLLWPEAGVTKAIYLQKLAALAPYLLTYTRNRLLTTIRYPHGAGGQFFYQKNAPEPVPEFVRTEIHDGIRYVVMENLPDLLWLGNLAALEFHPSLHAVDNHLPCEWMIDLDPSQEEEPRIMQAALIVGETLTSLGLRSVPKTSGATGVQIIVPIRQGVTFDELRDIGYFVGKYVTQKHPDLFTLERLKKDRGDRIYFDYLQHYGGKTLAAPYTPRAKPGGTVSTPLTWDEVRNNVSVKDYHLMNIVERLTQTGDLIAAVEPQPVELVIQHLKQK; encoded by the coding sequence ATGGCCCATACAATAAAGGGCACCATAACCATTAATGGAATGGAGCTTACAGTGACCAATCCGGACAAGCTGTTATGGCCCGAAGCAGGTGTGACCAAGGCAATCTATTTGCAAAAGTTGGCGGCACTGGCTCCCTATCTGCTTACGTACACCCGAAATCGGCTGCTCACCACGATACGTTATCCACATGGTGCAGGCGGCCAGTTTTTCTATCAAAAAAATGCCCCGGAGCCCGTTCCGGAATTTGTACGAACCGAGATACATGACGGGATACGATATGTGGTGATGGAAAACCTTCCTGATCTGTTATGGCTTGGCAATCTGGCCGCTCTGGAATTTCATCCTTCCTTACACGCCGTAGACAACCATCTGCCTTGCGAGTGGATGATTGATCTCGATCCTTCGCAGGAAGAAGAACCTCGCATCATGCAGGCTGCACTGATCGTGGGGGAAACGCTGACTTCGCTTGGTCTGAGATCGGTACCGAAAACCTCCGGTGCCACAGGTGTACAGATTATTGTTCCGATCCGCCAAGGTGTAACCTTCGATGAGTTAAGGGACATCGGTTATTTTGTAGGCAAATACGTTACTCAAAAACATCCGGATCTATTTACACTGGAACGACTTAAAAAAGACCGGGGCGATCGTATTTATTTTGATTACCTCCAGCATTACGGCGGCAAAACGCTCGCAGCTCCTTACACTCCCCGCGCCAAACCAGGTGGTACTGTGTCTACTCCGCTCACATGGGATGAAGTTCGGAACAACGTTTCGGTCAAGGATTACCACTTGATGAACATCGTGGAACGCCTGACGCAGACCGGGGATCTGATCGCAGCTGTCGAACCCCAACCCGTTGAACTGGTCATCCAGCATTTAAAACAAAAATAG
- a CDS encoding YitT family protein produces MSNVSVKELTSKPDRNVKSSVFSLKLLQRIVMILVGAALMAVSLEVFLVPNGVIDGGITGISIMVSEITHLPLGIFLTLLNLPFLILGYKQIGKTFALSTLLGIVVMSIGTSLLHHVPALTPGEPLLGAVFGGLILGVGVGLVIRSGGSLDGTEIVAILLSEKSPLSVGQIVLFINVFIFAGAGFVFGWPNALYSMIAYYIAMKMIDIVNEGLDQSKSVWIISEKYRDIGSALTDRLGRGVTFLDGEGGFSGDEKKIIFVVITRLEEAKLKSIVEDWDPHAFVAIGNIHDVKGGRFKKKGIH; encoded by the coding sequence ATGTCCAATGTATCGGTTAAAGAACTAACATCCAAGCCGGACCGCAATGTGAAGAGCTCGGTGTTTTCACTGAAGCTTCTGCAGCGCATTGTGATGATTCTGGTCGGTGCTGCACTGATGGCTGTGTCACTCGAAGTATTTCTCGTGCCGAATGGCGTTATTGATGGGGGAATAACAGGGATCTCGATTATGGTGTCAGAGATTACACATCTGCCACTCGGAATTTTCCTGACCTTGCTTAACTTGCCTTTCCTGATTCTGGGATATAAACAAATTGGTAAAACGTTTGCGTTATCTACACTGCTCGGGATCGTCGTAATGTCGATTGGAACATCATTGTTACACCACGTTCCTGCACTGACGCCAGGTGAACCGCTGCTTGGAGCTGTATTTGGCGGATTGATCTTGGGGGTTGGTGTTGGTCTCGTCATTCGTTCTGGTGGTTCACTCGATGGTACGGAGATTGTAGCTATTCTGTTAAGTGAGAAATCACCATTGTCTGTAGGTCAGATCGTACTGTTCATTAACGTATTTATTTTTGCAGGTGCAGGTTTTGTGTTTGGCTGGCCAAACGCCCTGTATTCCATGATTGCTTATTATATTGCAATGAAGATGATTGATATTGTGAATGAAGGATTGGATCAATCCAAATCGGTATGGATTATCAGTGAGAAATACCGTGATATTGGTTCTGCCTTGACAGACCGTCTTGGTCGCGGCGTCACTTTCCTGGATGGAGAGGGCGGCTTCAGTGGAGATGAGAAGAAAATTATCTTTGTGGTGATTACCCGTTTGGAAGAAGCTAAACTGAAGTCCATTGTTGAAGATTGGGACCCACATGCCTTTGTAGCGATTGGTAACATTCACGATGTGAAGGGCGGACGTTTCAAGAAAAAAGGTATACATTAG
- the cls gene encoding cardiolipin synthase encodes MFWLVIILLVFTFQAATILLLEFRNPAKAVAWLFILFCVPLIGFVVYYFVAQDYSKRKKVRKGGSRIFREIRETIWEQAHIIEHADQMSGSRYIHQHRLFNLLSHLSESPITGCNRSQILTNGEETYEAMLRAMEQAEHHLHVEFYIFRDDVISTKFQDVMIRKAKEGVKVRLICDGLGSHKMSWSFIRKFQDAGVEFHYFLPPLIATIDRRVNYRNHRKIVVVDGRIGFVGGINIGDDYLGQYPEVGFWRDTHVQIEGDAVYFLQNTFLNDWKLASGEQITEPQLTELFPPHICSGEERIQILASGPDQDWDAIQEMCFGAISVASERIYITTPYFIPDPALYEAIKTAAVSGVDVKIIIPYQSDSRLVHLASMSYVEELLRAGVKFYQYRKGFVHAKVLIVDDLLATVGTANMDMRSFFCNFELTAVLFETSSMDRLTEDFERDLDECSQIEVKAFQQRSRWQKGAEMLSRMLSPLL; translated from the coding sequence ATGTTTTGGCTGGTTATTATATTGCTCGTATTTACTTTTCAGGCAGCCACCATTCTGTTGCTGGAATTCCGCAATCCGGCGAAAGCTGTGGCATGGCTTTTTATTTTATTCTGTGTACCCTTGATCGGCTTTGTTGTGTATTATTTTGTCGCCCAGGACTACAGCAAACGTAAGAAGGTCCGTAAAGGCGGTTCACGAATCTTTCGGGAAATACGGGAAACGATCTGGGAGCAGGCTCACATTATCGAGCATGCCGATCAGATGTCGGGCAGCCGGTACATCCATCAGCACCGTTTGTTCAATTTACTGTCACACCTGTCTGAGAGCCCAATTACAGGCTGCAATCGGAGTCAAATACTGACGAATGGTGAAGAGACATATGAAGCCATGTTGAGGGCCATGGAACAGGCAGAGCACCATCTGCATGTTGAATTTTATATTTTTCGGGATGATGTCATCAGTACAAAGTTTCAGGATGTGATGATTCGCAAGGCAAAAGAAGGCGTCAAAGTACGTTTGATCTGCGATGGACTCGGCAGTCACAAGATGAGCTGGAGCTTTATCCGCAAGTTTCAGGACGCAGGTGTGGAGTTTCATTATTTTCTGCCGCCGCTCATTGCAACGATTGACCGGAGGGTGAACTACCGGAATCACCGTAAAATTGTTGTGGTGGATGGAAGGATTGGGTTTGTGGGTGGGATTAATATAGGTGATGATTATCTCGGACAATATCCGGAGGTTGGCTTCTGGCGCGATACTCATGTACAGATCGAAGGTGATGCCGTATATTTCCTGCAAAATACGTTTTTGAACGACTGGAAGCTCGCTTCCGGCGAGCAGATTACTGAGCCTCAACTGACAGAGCTATTCCCGCCACATATATGCAGTGGGGAAGAACGGATTCAGATTCTGGCCAGCGGGCCGGATCAGGACTGGGATGCTATTCAGGAAATGTGCTTTGGAGCGATTTCGGTGGCATCCGAACGCATATACATCACAACACCCTATTTCATTCCAGATCCTGCATTATACGAAGCTATTAAGACGGCTGCCGTCAGTGGGGTCGATGTGAAAATCATCATTCCGTATCAATCAGATTCCCGGCTGGTGCATTTGGCGTCTATGTCCTATGTGGAAGAATTGTTACGTGCAGGAGTGAAGTTTTATCAATATCGCAAAGGTTTTGTACACGCCAAGGTCCTGATTGTGGATGATTTACTTGCGACGGTAGGTACAGCCAATATGGATATGCGCAGCTTTTTCTGCAATTTTGAGTTGACCGCCGTGTTGTTTGAGACATCATCCATGGACCGGCTGACCGAGGATTTTGAGCGTGATCTGGATGAATGCAGCCAGATTGAAGTGAAGGCGTTTCAGCAGCGTTCACGGTGGCAAAAAGGGGCAGAAATGCTTTCTCGCATGCTTTCTCCGCTGCTTTAG
- a CDS encoding hemolysin family protein, which yields MDSERYALNLVLVAFLIGLSAFFVAVEFALVRIRPSRIDQMIAEGNKRALAVKQAVANLDGYLSACQLGITITSLGLGWLGEPTVEKILHPVFESMNMPEAVSSFLSFVIAFVAITYLHVVVGELAPKTIAIRKAEAVALLTSTPIIWFNRIMYPFIWLLNSSANQLVKLFGIKPASEHEDAHSEEELQIIINESFESGKINQAEFGYVSRIFAFDDMLAKEIMVPRTDMVCLYVNRSNEENLDIIRQEQYTRFPVVNESKDDIIGIINTKQFFLELYGNEEPVDLSSLIQPVSAVHETTPVKDLLKKMQKDGVHIAVLVDEYGGTSGIVTIEDVLEQIVGEIRDEFDADEVEDIQVINENYVIMDGKVSLSKVNDMFTSNLDADEWDTIGGWLYSHRPEMNEQEEYEFENLTFVLLEKDKNRFYKVAVVPKEPLTMSDYTDEDDKESNWAK from the coding sequence ATGGACAGTGAGAGGTATGCGTTAAATTTAGTATTGGTTGCTTTTTTGATAGGACTTTCGGCATTTTTTGTAGCGGTGGAATTTGCACTCGTAAGAATTCGCCCGAGCCGGATTGACCAAATGATTGCAGAAGGAAACAAGCGTGCCTTGGCTGTTAAACAAGCCGTTGCCAACTTGGATGGATATTTGTCCGCCTGTCAGTTGGGTATCACGATTACATCTCTGGGACTGGGCTGGCTGGGAGAACCCACGGTAGAGAAAATTCTCCACCCTGTGTTCGAAAGCATGAACATGCCGGAGGCAGTTTCTTCATTCTTATCGTTTGTTATTGCGTTTGTCGCCATCACGTATTTGCATGTGGTAGTTGGTGAACTTGCACCTAAAACGATTGCAATCCGTAAAGCCGAAGCCGTTGCTCTACTGACGTCTACACCTATCATCTGGTTTAACCGAATTATGTATCCTTTTATCTGGCTGTTAAACAGCTCAGCGAATCAACTGGTCAAGTTATTCGGAATCAAACCTGCATCGGAGCATGAAGATGCGCACTCCGAAGAAGAATTGCAGATTATCATCAATGAAAGCTTTGAGAGCGGCAAAATCAACCAAGCTGAGTTCGGATATGTAAGCCGGATTTTTGCTTTTGATGACATGCTTGCCAAAGAAATCATGGTACCCCGGACTGATATGGTCTGCCTTTATGTCAATAGATCGAACGAGGAAAACCTGGATATTATCCGTCAAGAACAATACACTCGTTTTCCAGTGGTAAATGAGAGCAAAGACGATATTATCGGTATCATTAATACCAAACAATTTTTCCTGGAGTTGTACGGAAACGAAGAACCTGTCGATCTGTCTTCCCTCATTCAGCCGGTATCGGCTGTTCACGAAACGACTCCGGTCAAGGACCTGCTCAAGAAAATGCAGAAGGATGGCGTGCATATTGCCGTTCTGGTTGATGAGTATGGAGGTACTTCCGGGATTGTAACGATTGAGGATGTGCTGGAACAGATTGTCGGTGAAATCCGGGACGAGTTCGACGCAGATGAAGTCGAGGATATTCAGGTCATCAATGAAAATTATGTCATTATGGATGGCAAGGTTTCGTTGTCCAAAGTAAACGACATGTTCACGTCAAACCTGGATGCAGATGAGTGGGATACCATTGGGGGATGGCTTTATAGCCATCGTCCAGAGATGAATGAACAGGAAGAATATGAGTTCGAGAATCTGACCTTCGTTTTGCTGGAAAAAGACAAGAATCGCTTCTACAAAGTCGCTGTTGTTCCCAAAGAACCACTGACCATGTCTGATTACACCGATGAAGACGATAAAGAGTCCAATTGGGCTAAATAA